A genomic region of Pyrus communis chromosome 14, drPyrComm1.1, whole genome shotgun sequence contains the following coding sequences:
- the LOC137714138 gene encoding delta(12)-fatty-acid desaturase FAD2-like, producing the protein MGAGGNMVTKTKSKKQKTTHQKRVPVSKPPFTLSQIKKAIPPHCFNRSLLRSFSYLLYDLALSFLFYHIATSYFHLLPLPLLSYISWPLYWILQGCTLTGVWVIAHECGHHAFSDYQVVDDIVGFTLHSFLLVPYFSWKYSHRRHHSNTASLERDEVFVPKPKSKIPFYSKYFNNLPGRLLSILATLTLGWPLYLAFNVSGREYDRFACHYDPKSPIFSTRESLQIYISDLAIVAVAYVLYRIAMAKGFVWLTCIYGVPLVVVNGFLVLITYLQHTHSSLPHYGSSEWDWLRGALSTVDRDFGVLNKVFHNITDSHVVHHLFSTMPHYHAVEATEAVKPFLGEYYSFDGTPVYKALWREAKECLYVEPDDEDNGGAKKGVFWYKNKF; encoded by the coding sequence ATGGGAGCTGGGGGGAACATGGTTACCAAAACCAAGtctaaaaagcaaaaaaccaCCCACCAAAAAAGGGTGCCAGTCTCAAAACCTCCATTCACTCTAAGCCAAATCAAGAAAGCTATCCCTCCCCACTGCTTCAACCGCTCTCTCCTCCGCTCCTTCTCCTATCTCCTCTACGACCTCGCCTTATCCTTCCTCTTCTACCACATCGCCACCTCATACTTCCACCTCCTCCCTCTCCCCCTCCTCTCCTACATCTCCTGGCCTCTCTATTGGATCCTCCAAGGCTGCACACTCACCGGCGTGTGGGTTATCGCACACGAGTGCGGCCACCACGCCTTCAGTGACTACCAAGTAGTTGATGACATTGTCGGCTTTACCCTTCACTCATTTCTCCTAGTCCCTTACTTCTCGTGGAAATACAGCCACCGCCGCCACCACTCCAACACGGCGTCCCTCGAACGGGACGAAGTATTTGTTCCAAAACCTAAATCCAAAATTCCGTTTTACAGCAAGTACTTCAACAACCTTCCAGGCAGGCTCTTGAGTATTTTGGCTACACTCACACTCGGTTGGCCTTTGTACTTGGCCTTCAACGTCTCTGGCCGGGAATACGACCGGTTTGCGTGCCACTACGATCCCAAAAGTCCAATATTTTCGACCCGCGAAAGTCTTCAAATTTACATTTCTGACCTTGCGATTGTGGCCGTAGCTTATGTGCTCTACCGCATTGCAATGGCCAAAGGGTTTGTTTGGCTTACTTGTATTTATGGAGTCCCATTGGTTGTAGTTAACGGGTTTCTTGTGTTGATCACGTACTTGCAGCACACACACTCCTCGCTGCCGCACTACGGCTCGTCGGAATGGGACTGGTTGCGAGGGGCTTTGTCGACGGTGGACAGAGACTTTGGGGTGCTTAATAAGGTTTTCCACAATATCACAGATTCGCATGTGGTTCACCATCTTTTCTCTACAATGCCACATTACCATGCAGTGGAGGCAACAGAAGCAGTGAAGCCTTTCTTGGGAGAGTACTATAGTTTCGATGGGACTCCGGTTTACAAGGCCTTGTGGAGGGAGGCTAAAGAGTGCCTTTATGTTGAGCCGGATGATGAGGATAATGGTGGAGCTAAAAAAGGTGTTTTTTGGTACAAGAACAAGTTTTAA